A stretch of Actinomycetota bacterium DNA encodes these proteins:
- a CDS encoding DEAD/DEAH box helicase encodes MEPDSPNNPPVVVESPIPATPRSFAEFGVTLQIVEALALRDFHATFPIQALVLRDAISGRDVLARSRTGSGKTLAFAIPIVQGLTHDNASPAALILVPTRELTSQVAEEFRTIADVKKLRVATVYGGVGLKEQATRAAKADIVIATPGRLLDLVRRHMLSLNRVHVVVLDEADRMLDMGFLPDVSDILSKLPEDRQTMLFSATLDGEVGRLAARYTHDPILHEIIEDRPIIEEAHHRFISVPREEKVATLARELAGDRGLTLIFCRTKRGADRLAQTLKTQGFGAQALHGDMSQAARERSLSRFASGKADVLVATDVAARGLDLEHITHVVNYDPPDDDKSYIHRVGRTARAGRTGTGITLVTPDQRADVSRMVRQLGLEAEFVESGFKVLPPQLVYVGGRGRGRMMGRRPRRR; translated from the coding sequence ATGGAACCTGATTCTCCGAACAACCCGCCCGTCGTCGTCGAGTCCCCGATCCCGGCGACCCCTCGAAGCTTCGCCGAGTTCGGCGTTACCCTGCAGATCGTCGAGGCGCTGGCCTTGCGCGACTTCCACGCCACGTTCCCCATCCAGGCTCTGGTGCTGCGCGACGCGATCTCAGGTCGCGACGTCTTGGCGCGGTCGCGCACCGGTTCTGGCAAGACGCTCGCGTTCGCCATCCCGATCGTGCAAGGACTGACCCACGACAACGCCTCACCCGCCGCGCTGATCCTCGTGCCGACGCGGGAGCTCACCAGCCAGGTGGCCGAGGAGTTCCGCACTATCGCCGACGTGAAGAAGCTCAGAGTCGCGACCGTCTACGGCGGCGTCGGGTTGAAAGAACAAGCCACCCGCGCGGCCAAGGCCGACATCGTCATCGCGACGCCGGGCCGGCTGCTCGACCTCGTGCGCCGCCACATGCTCTCGCTCAACCGTGTCCACGTCGTCGTGCTCGACGAAGCCGACCGCATGCTCGACATGGGGTTCCTCCCGGACGTGAGCGACATCCTGTCCAAGCTTCCCGAGGATCGTCAGACGATGCTCTTCTCGGCCACGCTCGACGGAGAAGTAGGCCGGCTGGCGGCGCGGTACACGCACGATCCGATCCTCCATGAGATCATCGAGGATCGTCCGATCATCGAGGAGGCGCATCACCGGTTCATCTCGGTGCCGCGCGAGGAGAAGGTCGCCACACTCGCGCGCGAGTTGGCCGGCGATCGCGGCTTGACCTTGATCTTCTGTCGGACCAAGCGGGGCGCAGACCGGCTCGCCCAAACGCTGAAGACGCAAGGGTTCGGCGCGCAAGCGCTCCACGGCGACATGAGCCAGGCGGCGCGCGAACGCTCGCTCTCGCGGTTCGCGTCCGGCAAGGCCGACGTGCTCGTGGCGACCGACGTCGCGGCCCGCGGCCTCGACCTCGAGCACATCACGCACGTCGTGAACTACGACCCGCCGGACGACGACAAGTCCTACATCCACCGCGTCGGCCGCACCGCACGCGCCGGCCGCACGGGCACCGGCATCACGCTCGTCACGCCGGACCAGCGCGCGGACGTCAGCCGGATGGTTCGCCAGCTCGGCCTGGAAGCCGAGTTCGTCGAATCGGGCTTCAAGGTGCTTCCGCCGCAGCTCGTGTACGTGGGCGGGCGAGGCCGCGGCCGGATGATGGGTCGCCGTCCGCGCCGCCGCTGA
- a CDS encoding PIN domain-containing protein — translation MGPRNRATRRTKKAAYQQVAPPLVLDSGAVIALARGDVRVSGFLSLALDEGAKVFVPAVAVAETVRGRGPRDAAVNRVVAAIDAVLTTDEASARTAGALLGASRSRSTIDALVVATAIHAAGARILTSDEQDLRRLSEGQEGLTIHAV, via the coding sequence ATGGGACCGAGGAACCGAGCAACTCGCCGCACGAAGAAGGCCGCCTACCAGCAAGTCGCCCCGCCGCTAGTTCTCGATTCCGGGGCGGTCATCGCCCTCGCCCGAGGCGATGTGCGGGTTAGTGGGTTCCTTTCCCTTGCCCTCGACGAAGGAGCGAAAGTGTTCGTTCCCGCGGTTGCCGTCGCGGAGACCGTGCGGGGTCGCGGCCCTCGCGACGCCGCCGTGAACCGCGTTGTCGCGGCCATCGACGCAGTGCTGACAACCGACGAAGCCTCGGCTCGCACGGCAGGAGCGCTTCTCGGCGCGTCGCGCTCGCGCTCCACGATCGACGCCCTCGTCGTCGCGACCGCGATCCATGCGGCTGGTGCACGGATCCTGACGAGTGACGAGCAAGATCTTCGCCGGCTCAGCGAGGGGCAAGAGGGATTGACGATCCACGCCGTCTGA
- a CDS encoding DUF1214 domain-containing protein: MTGAEQTSHAFRELLEEARLLERKLHEGPNTPLDDQGVLEGYRWIFSILQVAMDVYVWADAARPRFVDIVGPYKKWGGDNADAFYQFAPIDPARTYRVRGRMGDAVYLSLTVYGGPDDGRYSERIVGTVNDRTLEIAPDGSFEVVLGVEPPSGGGNWLKLAPDAVCAITRDYLVEPKRGRRVEWSIEADDPPATRREDDADLARRFRAALTWLREQAGMVPLPLGEPNTVDAPYPVPEHTYGWQAGDAAYAFGSFALADDEALVIEGRSPACAFWNLCLWNQFLHTYNYDYERVTINGGQVRYEDDGSWRIVVAPTDPGHPNWVSTAGHPRGRIWFRWFYPEATPEQPVTSVVKIDDIPR; this comes from the coding sequence GTGACGGGGGCCGAGCAGACAAGCCACGCGTTTCGCGAGCTGCTCGAAGAGGCCCGCCTCCTGGAGCGGAAGCTCCACGAGGGCCCAAATACCCCCCTCGACGATCAGGGCGTGCTCGAGGGGTACCGCTGGATCTTCTCCATCTTACAGGTAGCGATGGACGTTTACGTATGGGCCGACGCCGCCCGGCCCAGATTCGTCGACATCGTCGGTCCCTACAAGAAGTGGGGAGGCGACAATGCGGACGCCTTCTACCAGTTCGCTCCGATCGATCCGGCGCGCACCTACCGGGTCCGCGGTCGGATGGGCGACGCCGTCTACCTGTCCCTGACCGTGTACGGCGGGCCCGATGACGGCCGCTACTCGGAGCGGATCGTCGGTACCGTCAACGACCGCACCCTGGAGATCGCGCCCGACGGCTCGTTCGAGGTCGTGCTCGGCGTGGAGCCCCCGTCGGGTGGCGGGAACTGGCTCAAGCTCGCTCCCGACGCGGTGTGCGCGATCACGCGCGACTATCTGGTCGAGCCCAAGCGCGGGCGCCGGGTCGAATGGTCGATCGAGGCCGACGACCCGCCGGCGACGCGCCGCGAGGACGACGCCGACCTCGCGCGCCGGTTCCGCGCAGCGCTGACCTGGCTCCGCGAGCAGGCCGGGATGGTTCCGCTCCCGCTCGGCGAGCCGAACACCGTCGACGCACCGTACCCGGTGCCCGAACACACCTACGGCTGGCAGGCGGGCGACGCCGCGTACGCGTTCGGCAGCTTCGCGCTCGCCGACGACGAGGCGCTCGTGATCGAAGGACGTTCGCCTGCGTGCGCGTTCTGGAACCTGTGCCTCTGGAATCAGTTCCTCCACACGTACAACTACGACTACGAGCGCGTGACGATCAACGGCGGGCAGGTCCGCTACGAGGACGACGGCTCCTGGCGGATCGTCGTCGCGCCGACCGATCCGGGGCATCCCAACTGGGTCTCGACGGCAGGCCACCCGCGCGGCCGGATCTGGTTCCGCTGGTTCTACCCCGAGGCGACGCCGGAGCAGCCGGTCACAAGCGTCGTGAAGATCGACGACATCCCACGATGA
- a CDS encoding sulfotransferase, whose product MSRPSAVRIDDLAAPRFPDEMTPMLDGMTAMAAQITFEPDDLMQMAKEQTGLDDFGVAGFVERLDVLCAALRTEARLGPIGKLTIGGLMVHLLKNRLLIEDLIRRNPEIEQVEIIRPIIVCGLPRTGTTHLQNLISADPALRSLPYWESLEPVLSDAERPAAGEPDPRLARTEMALGLVNALMPLFERMHEMTVEHVHEEIQLLAIDFSSMLFETTAPMPTWRDFYLAHDQTPHYAYLKRVLQVLTWLRGGDRWVLKSPQHIEQFGPLLATFPDATFVVTHRDPIAVTASVTTMLAYTARMSRAEPDPREVAAYWSDRLERMLRACVRDRDLLPAAQTIDVPFDEFMADDVAMVERIYALAGQPMTGESRAAMDAFMAGHPRGRFGSIIYDLAELGIDRGERRQALEFYIERFAIPLEGER is encoded by the coding sequence ATGAGCCGCCCGTCCGCCGTCCGTATCGACGACCTCGCCGCGCCGCGGTTCCCGGACGAGATGACGCCGATGCTCGACGGAATGACGGCGATGGCCGCGCAGATCACCTTCGAGCCGGACGACCTGATGCAGATGGCGAAGGAGCAGACGGGTCTGGACGACTTCGGCGTCGCCGGGTTCGTCGAGCGGCTGGACGTCCTGTGCGCGGCGTTGCGAACCGAGGCGCGGCTCGGACCGATCGGGAAGCTCACCATCGGCGGCCTCATGGTTCACCTCCTCAAGAATCGGCTGCTGATCGAGGATCTGATCCGCCGTAATCCCGAGATCGAGCAGGTCGAGATCATCCGCCCGATCATCGTCTGCGGCTTGCCGCGCACCGGCACGACCCACCTCCAGAATCTGATCTCCGCGGATCCCGCGCTGCGATCGCTTCCGTACTGGGAGAGCCTCGAGCCGGTGCTCTCCGACGCGGAGCGGCCGGCCGCCGGGGAGCCGGACCCGCGGCTGGCGCGTACCGAGATGGCCCTCGGGCTCGTCAACGCGCTGATGCCGCTGTTCGAGCGCATGCACGAGATGACCGTCGAGCACGTCCACGAGGAGATCCAGCTCCTCGCGATCGACTTCTCCTCGATGCTGTTCGAGACGACGGCGCCGATGCCGACGTGGCGCGACTTCTACCTCGCCCACGACCAGACGCCGCATTACGCCTACCTCAAACGCGTCCTTCAGGTTTTGACCTGGCTCCGCGGCGGCGATCGGTGGGTGCTGAAGTCGCCGCAGCACATCGAGCAGTTCGGTCCGCTGCTCGCGACGTTCCCCGACGCAACCTTCGTCGTGACGCATCGAGATCCGATCGCGGTGACCGCATCTGTCACGACGATGCTGGCCTACACGGCGCGCATGAGCCGGGCGGAACCGGACCCGCGCGAGGTGGCGGCCTATTGGTCGGACCGTCTCGAGCGGATGCTGCGCGCGTGCGTGCGTGACCGCGATCTTCTGCCGGCCGCCCAGACGATCGACGTCCCGTTCGACGAGTTCATGGCCGACGACGTTGCGATGGTCGAGCGCATCTACGCGCTGGCCGGACAGCCGATGACCGGAGAGAGCCGCGCTGCGATGGACGCTTTCATGGCCGGCCACCCGCGCGGCCGGTTCGGGTCGATCATCTACGACCTCGCCGAGCTCGGCATCGACCGCGGCGAGCGCCGTCAGGCGCTGGAGTTCTACATCGAGCGCTTCGCGATCCCGCTCGAAGGAGAGCGGTAA
- a CDS encoding cupin domain-containing protein, producing the protein MSYFTDTSKGDADFRVERSGDLPELPLVEGISVRPVIGDRLNIQEVTLRPGAVAPVHTHDEEQLGYVVSGTCEFTDGKSTWLMGPGDCYAAPPGTPHGATALEDGCVIIDAFSPPREQVLRMLAERPGQ; encoded by the coding sequence ACTTCACCGACACGTCGAAAGGCGACGCGGACTTCCGCGTCGAGCGGTCCGGCGATCTCCCCGAGCTTCCGCTCGTCGAGGGGATCAGCGTCAGACCGGTGATCGGGGACCGCCTCAACATCCAGGAGGTGACGCTCCGGCCGGGGGCCGTCGCGCCGGTGCATACGCACGACGAGGAGCAGCTGGGCTACGTCGTCTCCGGAACGTGCGAGTTCACCGATGGGAAGTCCACCTGGCTCATGGGGCCCGGCGACTGTTACGCGGCGCCGCCGGGCACGCCGCACGGAGCGACCGCCCTCGAGGACGGCTGCGTGATCATCGACGCGTTCTCGCCACCGCGCGAGCAGGTCCTGCGCATGCTCGCGGAGCGGCCCGGGCAGTGA